The Martelella endophytica genome contains the following window.
GCATGAAGGTGGTCAGCACCCAGACGGTGAACGGCAGGGTGAAGATCGTGTAGGAGAGGATCATCGCCCAAGGCGTGTTGAAGATGCCGAGGAAACGGACCAGCTCGAACAGGCCGGCAAGCACCGCGATCTGCGGAAACATCGAGACCGCGAGGATGGTCATCAGCAGCAGCGCCCTGCCCCGGAACCGGACACGGGCCAGCGCATAGGACGCGGTGACGGCGAGGAACAGCGCGCCAAGCACCGTGACCGAGGCGATGAACACCGAGTTCAGCACCGAACGCGGAAAGTTGCGCGCCGTCAGCACCGAGACATAGTTGGCGAAGTCGATGACTTCCGGCAGGTAATTGACCCGGAAGAGAGCCGTGCCGGTCTCAAGGCTCGTCAGGATGGCGTAGTAGAACGGGAACACCGCGACCACGACGATCAGGAGAACGGCGAAGTAGAAGGCGACCTTCTTGATGATATCGGTGGCTGTCATCGTGCATCCTTCCCGCCGAGATCGACACGGCCGAGCCAGATATAGAGGATGACGAATAGCGCGATGATGGTGAACAGCAGCGTCGACTGTGCCGAGCCGTAAGCGAACTTGTTGAAGTCGATCATGTTCTCGCGGCTGATGATCGACATTGTCTTGGTCGCCGCCGAATTCGGCGTCAGCACGTAGATGAGGTCGAAGATGCGCAGCGCATCGAGCATGCGGA
Protein-coding sequences here:
- a CDS encoding carbohydrate ABC transporter permease — encoded protein: MTATDIIKKVAFYFAVLLIVVVAVFPFYYAILTSLETGTALFRVNYLPEVIDFANYVSVLTARNFPRSVLNSVFIASVTVLGALFLAVTASYALARVRFRGRALLLMTILAVSMFPQIAVLAGLFELVRFLGIFNTPWAMILSYTIFTLPFTVWVLTTFMRDLPLEIEEAAIVDGATPWVIITQVFLPLLWPALVTTGLLAFIAAWNEFLFALTFTASETQRTVPVAIALLSGASQFETPWGTIMAASVLVTVPLVLLVLIFQRKIVSGLTAGGVKG